A single region of the Methylocystis echinoides genome encodes:
- the tnpB gene encoding IS66 family insertion sequence element accessory protein TnpB (TnpB, as the term is used for proteins encoded by IS66 family insertion elements, is considered an accessory protein, since TnpC, encoded by a neighboring gene, is a DDE family transposase.) — protein sequence MIGPTGAVRVMVATKPVDFRKGAEGLAALVRETMRADPFDGAIYVFRAKRADRIKLVYWDGTGVCLFAKRLEDGEFRWPKIEDGTMRLSATQFSALLEGLDWRRVHTKETSAPALPGCTATQ from the coding sequence ATGATCGGCCCGACTGGCGCGGTGCGCGTGATGGTGGCGACGAAGCCCGTGGACTTTCGCAAGGGCGCCGAAGGTCTCGCCGCCTTGGTGCGCGAAACAATGAGAGCGGACCCTTTCGACGGCGCCATCTACGTTTTCCGCGCCAAGCGCGCAGATCGGATCAAGTTGGTCTACTGGGACGGCACAGGCGTCTGCCTCTTCGCAAAGCGGCTGGAGGATGGCGAGTTTCGCTGGCCGAAGATCGAAGACGGAACGATGCGACTCTCCGCGACGCAGTTTTCGGCTCTGCTCGAGGGGCTCGATTGGCGGCGCGTGCATACGAAAGAGACTTCGGCGCCGGCATTGCCGGGATGTACCGCGACACAGTGA
- the tnpC gene encoding IS66 family transposase, with protein sequence MAQAIEKLPDDPNELKAMLLAERARNERLVQIIKEMQRHRFGRRAETLPEDQMLLALEEVEQTEAVAAAEAEAGSAPEREKAARKRRTNRGALPPHLPRVETIVDIEDKACPCCRSLLHQIGEDVSERLDVVPAQFRVLVTRRPKYACRACEGAVVQASAPARLIEGGLPTEATVAHVLVSKYADHLPLYRQAQIYARQGIALDRSTLADWVGRAAWHLRPLHERLLEHIRASTKIFADETRAPVLDPGRGRTKTGQLWAYARDDRPWGGADPPLAVYVYAQNRKSEQPLAHLAGFAGVVQVDGYAGYRALAQKNSVSLAFCWSHVRRRFYELAAAGPAPIASEALARIGALYAVESDIRGQNPDDRRAARQEKSRPILDVLKPWLREKLALISQKTKLAEAIRYALSRWDGLTRFLDDGRIEIDSNIVERAIRPIALNRKNALFAGSDGGAENWAVLASLIETCKLNGVDPQAYMADVLLKIVNGHLASKLAELMPWAYTPHPDLKDVS encoded by the coding sequence ATGGCGCAGGCGATCGAGAAACTTCCCGACGACCCGAACGAGCTGAAGGCGATGCTTCTCGCCGAGCGGGCGCGCAACGAGCGCCTCGTTCAGATCATCAAGGAGATGCAGCGCCATCGATTTGGGCGTCGCGCCGAGACGCTCCCCGAAGACCAGATGCTGCTCGCGCTCGAAGAGGTCGAGCAGACGGAAGCCGTCGCGGCCGCGGAAGCCGAAGCCGGCTCTGCCCCTGAGCGTGAGAAGGCGGCGAGAAAGCGTCGCACGAACCGGGGCGCGTTGCCCCCACATCTCCCGCGCGTCGAGACCATCGTCGATATCGAGGACAAGGCGTGCCCCTGCTGCAGGAGCCTGTTGCACCAGATCGGCGAGGATGTTTCCGAGCGGCTCGATGTCGTTCCGGCGCAATTCCGGGTGCTCGTGACGCGCCGACCCAAATACGCCTGCCGGGCCTGTGAGGGCGCGGTGGTGCAGGCGTCTGCTCCGGCGCGGCTTATCGAGGGCGGCCTGCCGACCGAAGCGACGGTCGCCCATGTGCTCGTTTCCAAATATGCCGACCACCTTCCACTTTACCGCCAGGCTCAGATCTACGCTCGGCAGGGGATTGCGCTCGATCGTTCGACGCTCGCCGACTGGGTCGGACGCGCCGCTTGGCACTTGCGGCCCCTGCACGAGCGCCTCCTGGAACACATCAGAGCGTCCACCAAAATCTTCGCCGATGAGACGAGGGCGCCGGTGCTCGACCCCGGACGGGGGCGCACCAAGACCGGCCAGCTCTGGGCTTACGCGAGGGATGATCGGCCATGGGGCGGCGCCGATCCGCCACTCGCCGTCTATGTCTATGCGCAAAATCGTAAATCCGAGCAGCCGCTCGCTCATCTCGCCGGCTTCGCGGGCGTCGTCCAGGTCGATGGCTACGCCGGCTATCGGGCGCTGGCGCAGAAGAACAGCGTGTCGCTCGCCTTCTGTTGGTCGCATGTCCGCCGGCGCTTTTACGAGCTGGCCGCAGCGGGACCCGCGCCGATCGCCAGCGAGGCGCTGGCGCGCATTGGCGCCCTCTACGCCGTCGAGAGCGACATCAGAGGTCAGAACCCGGATGACCGGCGCGCGGCACGGCAGGAAAAATCCCGCCCCATCCTCGACGTCCTCAAGCCATGGCTGCGCGAGAAACTCGCGCTCATCAGCCAAAAGACGAAACTTGCCGAAGCGATCCGCTATGCCCTGTCGCGCTGGGACGGTCTGACGCGCTTCCTCGACGACGGGCGCATCGAGATCGACTCCAATATCGTCGAGCGTGCGATCCGCCCCATTGCGCTCAATCGTAAGAATGCGCTCTTCGCCGGCTCGGATGGCGGGGCCGAGAATTGGGCCGTCCTCGCCTCGCTCATCGAGACCTGTAAGCTCAATGGCGTCGATCCGCAGGCCTACATGGCCGATGTCCTCTTGAAGATCGTTAACGGCCACCTCGCGAGCAAGCTCGCCGAACTCATGCCGTGGGCCTACACGCCGCACCCCGACCTCAAAGACGTGTCCTGA
- a CDS encoding AIPR family protein, with translation MYYVTKASTKNIHPTVLSTAEALKDDLSTISTTRDVDTIFLGAEELIDLTRATKTRRRELEVQQSLSSDNGDSFACLVTIEALVSFLSDENGNLIRALFDANVRDFLGKVGVNDAIRATLESLDQDENFWWLNNGITIVASSIDQKGKKLALNEPLLVNGLQTSNVIFGFMTDTNVDEATKQSRRSQIVLVKIIVPPNEQIRDDIIKATNNQTHIPEPYLRGMDVVHRNIEDHLKTFGIFYERRKNQYKNLGKERSTIVTLAEMAQAVMAAFLFRSGDARGRPNSLLKADSDYLSLFSPDYPLDSFKNVIAAKREIMKILAATYPSEGSRFRNDVVYHILAYISAKQFHNLGHATSGWKSYTINEPDLKVDVQTVVQMFKTAGGTDQVAKSTSFQDDVLKAAEALRTR, from the coding sequence GTGTACTATGTCACAAAAGCAAGCACAAAAAACATTCACCCGACTGTATTATCTACGGCCGAAGCTCTGAAGGATGACCTTTCCACAATTTCGACGACCCGAGATGTCGATACAATCTTTCTCGGAGCGGAAGAATTAATCGACTTAACTCGCGCTACAAAGACCAGAAGGCGCGAACTTGAAGTACAACAATCATTGTCGTCAGACAACGGCGACTCGTTCGCATGCCTCGTTACGATAGAAGCACTTGTGTCATTTTTGAGCGACGAAAATGGAAACTTAATAAGAGCCTTGTTCGATGCGAACGTCAGAGACTTCCTTGGAAAAGTAGGAGTTAACGACGCGATAAGAGCTACGCTTGAGTCTCTGGATCAGGACGAAAACTTCTGGTGGCTGAATAACGGCATCACGATCGTAGCATCCTCCATAGATCAAAAGGGTAAGAAGCTTGCTCTAAATGAGCCCCTCTTGGTGAATGGACTACAGACATCCAATGTTATTTTTGGGTTCATGACAGATACAAATGTTGATGAAGCTACGAAACAAAGCCGCCGCTCTCAGATTGTGTTGGTAAAAATAATTGTGCCGCCAAATGAGCAGATCCGGGATGATATCATTAAGGCCACGAACAACCAAACACATATCCCGGAGCCATATCTACGCGGTATGGATGTTGTCCATCGCAACATTGAAGACCATTTAAAGACATTCGGAATATTCTACGAACGGCGCAAAAATCAATATAAGAATCTCGGCAAAGAACGATCTACGATCGTCACTCTCGCAGAGATGGCGCAAGCAGTCATGGCTGCATTCCTTTTTCGTAGTGGCGATGCTCGCGGCCGCCCAAACTCTCTGCTCAAAGCTGATTCAGATTATCTATCGTTGTTTTCCCCTGACTATCCGCTCGACTCTTTCAAAAACGTCATCGCAGCGAAGCGGGAAATAATGAAAATTCTTGCTGCAACATATCCTTCAGAGGGATCCCGCTTCCGGAACGACGTCGTCTACCACATATTGGCGTATATCAGCGCTAAACAATTCCATAACCTCGGCCATGCAACTTCCGGATGGAAAAGCTATACGATCAACGAGCCTGATCTAAAGGTGGACGTTCAAACCGTCGTCCAGATGTTCAAAACAGCGGGCGGCACGGATCAAGTCGCTAAATCAACATCGTTCCAAGATGACGTCCTGAAAGCAGCCGAAGCACTCCGAACGCGATAG
- a CDS encoding tyrosine-type recombinase/integrase, translating to MKQAPVLTERDMKRVLQHVARGSFPARNRCALMLSWLAGMRVAEIAALKLSDVYAPDGTIRAEIQLAPEQTKGSSARTVLISTQLRSELEAYIKTLPASPAPDRPLIVSKTGKRFSANGLCQVMLHIYDAAGLDRATSHSGRRTFITTLAHKGVNVRVLAALAGHRHIGTTQRYIDLNENVLRAAVEMI from the coding sequence GTGAAACAAGCGCCCGTCCTTACCGAACGCGACATGAAGCGAGTGCTACAGCACGTAGCCCGCGGCAGCTTCCCCGCTCGCAACCGATGCGCTCTCATGCTGAGCTGGCTTGCAGGTATGCGGGTAGCAGAAATAGCTGCGTTAAAGCTTAGCGATGTCTATGCTCCCGACGGAACGATCCGGGCCGAAATCCAGCTTGCCCCAGAGCAGACAAAAGGCAGCTCAGCCCGCACTGTTCTGATCAGCACTCAGCTGCGCAGCGAGCTGGAAGCCTACATAAAGACCTTGCCCGCTTCCCCTGCCCCCGATCGCCCCTTGATCGTATCCAAGACGGGCAAACGATTCTCGGCAAACGGCCTGTGTCAGGTGATGCTCCATATCTACGACGCTGCTGGACTCGATAGGGCCACGTCCCATTCGGGAAGACGCACCTTCATAACCACGCTCGCCCACAAGGGCGTCAATGTCCGCGTCCTTGCCGCTCTGGCCGGCCACCGACACATAGGCACAACCCAACGCTATATCGACCTCAACGAAAACGTCCTACGAGCCGCCGTCGAGATGATCTAG
- a CDS encoding tyrosine-type recombinase/integrase, with protein sequence MAHAENQQVIANGQITLYLRDDVKTPQWQCRIKIKGHSGYVRRSTGETDLDRAKEVALQILGELNQRVTQNLPLKRKTFAEIAAAFLKDAETRWKEGRNSEGRYRILKGTIQRYLIPYFGNCDITLIQKKDLMAYRTWRQAYWVTGPGFQETGKAKKPPTQATLKQEWTALRGVLLHGVDLGVVPQNLIPALKHDKTKINKRPAFTADEYRQLWLFMRKWWRASSHPRIRKDRALLRDYVLIMTNSGLRKGEARNIKWRDVNTYRNQHGDWVTLTVTGKTGERLVVCQPGTERYFNRLRKRGYRTDPDDLVFCHEDGQPIEEWIGFSSLIKAAGLEKDTHGNKRTIYSLRHTYATLRLQNGTNVYWLKKNMGTSVAMIERHYGQTNVLVGIEHETAKRPKVPIQAQGTSASTKPEAIEQQINANEIVPIGAVDVTPSEEGDEED encoded by the coding sequence ATGGCGCATGCAGAGAACCAACAGGTCATCGCGAACGGTCAAATAACCCTCTACCTCCGCGATGACGTGAAGACGCCCCAGTGGCAATGCCGGATCAAAATAAAGGGCCACTCTGGCTATGTGCGTAGGTCCACTGGTGAAACCGATCTCGACAGAGCCAAAGAAGTCGCACTGCAAATACTGGGGGAGCTGAACCAGAGGGTCACCCAGAACCTCCCCCTCAAACGCAAGACCTTCGCCGAGATCGCCGCTGCCTTCCTCAAGGACGCCGAGACACGCTGGAAGGAGGGCAGGAACAGCGAGGGACGCTATCGGATCCTCAAGGGTACGATCCAGCGCTACCTCATCCCCTACTTCGGCAACTGCGATATCACCCTCATCCAGAAGAAAGACCTGATGGCCTACCGGACATGGCGTCAGGCCTACTGGGTCACGGGACCGGGCTTTCAGGAAACGGGGAAAGCCAAAAAACCGCCCACCCAAGCCACGCTCAAGCAAGAATGGACGGCCCTGCGCGGCGTTCTGCTCCATGGGGTTGATCTTGGCGTCGTCCCACAAAACTTGATCCCTGCCCTCAAACACGACAAGACAAAGATCAACAAGCGCCCCGCCTTCACGGCAGACGAATATCGGCAGCTCTGGCTCTTCATGCGGAAGTGGTGGCGGGCGTCATCCCATCCACGCATACGGAAGGACCGAGCGCTACTCCGAGACTACGTGCTGATCATGACGAACTCGGGTCTCCGGAAGGGGGAAGCCCGAAACATCAAATGGCGGGACGTCAACACTTACCGGAACCAACACGGCGATTGGGTGACGCTGACAGTGACGGGTAAGACGGGAGAGCGACTTGTTGTCTGCCAGCCGGGGACGGAACGGTATTTCAACCGGCTTCGAAAGCGAGGCTATCGGACCGACCCTGACGACCTCGTATTCTGCCATGAGGACGGGCAGCCAATCGAGGAATGGATTGGCTTCTCCTCCCTTATCAAGGCGGCGGGATTGGAGAAGGACACGCACGGCAACAAGCGGACGATCTACAGCCTCCGACACACCTATGCGACTTTACGCTTGCAGAACGGTACGAACGTTTATTGGCTGAAGAAAAACATGGGCACGTCGGTCGCGATGATCGAGCGCCACTACGGCCAGACCAACGTACTTGTCGGCATTGAGCACGAAACAGCTAAACGTCCGAAAGTGCCTATACAAGCGCAAGGCACTTCGGCATCTACAAAGCC